A stretch of the Capsicum annuum cultivar UCD-10X-F1 chromosome 8, UCD10Xv1.1, whole genome shotgun sequence genome encodes the following:
- the LOC107840263 gene encoding uncharacterized protein LOC107840263, with the protein MNDIYRDYRHKLQQKYFDAKTTYQLRLRNKPKFVVSDDWKYLINLWSDVNFQKKSMQNKTNRSRRSLPPYCGTKSYARLRHEMKKDGKAPSRVEVFIESRKRKNGKQIDTFQQDIIDQFEQHKKEQKEGEIFLNDDDIFEKVLGTEKMDIFVHMDQE; encoded by the exons ATGAATGATATATATAGAGATTATAGACACAAGCTTCAACAAAAGTATTTTGATGCAAAAACAACTTACCAACTTCGCTTACGCAATAAGCCTAAATTTGTCGTCTCAGACGACTGGAAATATTTGATCAATCTTTGGAGTGATGTGAACTTTCag AAAAAAAGTATGCAGAATAAGACAAATCGATCGAGACGTTCCTTGCCTCCTTACTGTGGGACTAAAAGTTATGCAAGACTTAGACATGAAATG aagaAAGATGGAAAAGCTCCTTCTCGTGTTGAAGTCTTTATTGAATCACGCaagagaaaaaatggaaaacaaaTTGATACTTTTCAACAAGATATAATT GATCAATTTGAACAACACAAAAAGGAGCAAAAAGAAGGAGAAATTTtcttaaatgatgatgatatttttgaaaaggTGCTTGGGACTGAAAAAATGGATATCTTCGTGCATATGGACCAGGAATAA